CGGAGGCGCGAGGAATCTGCTTTTCCACAGCAGATTCCTCAGTCGCTGCGCTCCTTCGGAATGACACCACGGGTCCATTGTGCGAACTGACCCACTACCCAAAATTCGCTTCTTTTTGTCTCTGGTACGGACGCAGCCATCGGCATGGATGCGTCCATACATATACTGGGACGCATCATGGTTCCCTCTTCGGGGCGCCGCCCACGGGAGAGAAAATCGCCTGCGCGGGCGCGGGAATCTACCCGCTATGGGGTGTCCAACAAAACCCTGGGGCGGAGGACAATTCTCAAACAATAATTTATTTACTATTCGCTAGGAGGGTTTTAAGTCTGTCTTTTATATTTGAATAAACAGCGGTCAATCTTGCCTTTGCCTTGTCGGTTAAAAGGGCGGTGTGTGCAAGAGCATCTCTGATAGGCTTATATTCAGCGGCATCTCTTGCAAGGCTTGCCTTCTTTAGGTCTTTTTTGGCATCAACGAGATTTGCAAGGTCGTCCATGGCCAGGTAGCTTAATTTTGTATTGTTTTTTCTAATCTCAATACTTAGATTCCCTTTATTTTTATTTTCGTCTTCTTTTTTTTCCCATTCCTTATATTTACTTGTTGCTTCCTTCGATAATTCCACTTTTTCTTCTTGTATGAATCTTCTGATCAGATTCTCTGAAATGAAACATTCGGCATAAGATGAAAAATTGTATGTTGCATCATCCGCCAGGTCATCAACCCAGCCATCGATTTTTTTCCTATTTTTTGAATCTTTAGGAAGACCGTATTCTGCTGAAACAGCATTATATAGTTCTCCGGCTTTTCTATCTTTTCTGGAGATACTCGTGTCTTCCGAATCCCCGTCTTCGCGGTGTTTTCTTCTCCAAGGATCCCAATCAGCAAGGATTTTACTTATGATTTTATCTCTTAAGTAGTTTAAGAACTCTTGGTATTTGGGGTCATCTGCAATTATACCTTCGCGGCTACTAGTAAATCGATCCATTTGTTTATCATCAAGCGCATTATAGTGAATTTGACCATACAGATAACTTTCGGCCACCCTGGCCGTTGGTATGTGCCTTAATATATCCCTTTCTCTTAAACGGCCATTTACAAATAGATCCACGCTAACCTTTTCGCCTGTGCCAAAGATATTAAGATCTCTGGGCTTTTCCACGGAAGCAATGAACCCTTTTATTCCACCTTTTACAGATATTTTTTTGCTTTCCTTAAGAGTAAATTTCTTTTTGAGTCGTGCAATGTATGGATCTTCTATGTCATCAATTTCCCATAAAAATTGAGTCTTTTCTGCGAGATCATCTAGACATTCATGGGTTATTTTTTCTTTGTTAATAAAAATTTTAAAATTATTGTCAATGAGAGAAAATCGAAAATATAAAGCCACAATTTTTTTCAAAAATTCCAAGCTGTTCCTTATCCCATCATGGATATTTTTAAAATGGATAATGGTGCCCTTGGTATGCTTGACTGTCAGGTCCCCGAAGGTTTCTAATTTCCATCTTCCCAAAAGGTATTCTTGTGGTGTTAGGTCTTCGTCTATGGCGTTATCTAATTCACCATTATCGATTAATCCGCCAATGTAACTTTGCCCCTTCTTTTTTGATATTACAGTAATTTTTTCTGCACACGACAGAAGCGCCAGTTTCCCAATACCTTTTCTTCCAATATACGGTCTCCCACCTGGAGAGGTTTCACTAATCTTTCGTTTTGAATATCCAATTTTCAAGAATTTATTTTGAAATTCATCCGCCGTCATACCGTCACCGGTGTCTTTGATAAGAAAGCTGTTTTTCGTTTTATTGATATGAATGTGTCCTTCAGTAGCATCAGCATCCCAAGCATTCGATATTGCTTCACCGAGAACTGTAGTGAAACTTCTATATAGATTTCTACCCAAATGGTTGAGAACACTCAGCGATATTTCAAATGAGAAATCTTCCTTCTTTGCTTTTTGTGTCATGTGTTTTCTCTAATGTGGGCATTAATGCTTCTTCCAATTATCTTGCCCAATTGGACGGGCACGGCATTCCCAATGTGTCTTCCCAGCTTTTTAAAATTTATATCGGAAATTCTTTCATAAAACTTATAAGATTTTGGGAATGTTTGTAACAATGCGCCTTCACGTAAAGAGATAGCTCTATTTTGCCTTGGGTGTCCAAAACGGCCCGTTCCGAAGCTGTAAAATTGTGTTGTAATTGTTGGGGATGGTTCGTCCCAACGCATTCTGCCGTATACGGAACTATAAGTTGCACCTGTTTTTTTTTGGTGACAGTCCGTTCTAAGTTTTTTGTCCCAATCTTTCCAGGAGCCGCCAGCTTTTGATTGTTTTATTCTTTGCTTGTTTAAAGACGATAATTTATAAGTGCGATGGAGAGGGTCCTTGTCGCAGGGTTTCCCGTCTTGTATTCTCGGCAACTTTCCTATGATGTCTTTGACTGTTTTATAATTATCTGGTTTTTGAGTTGGATCTATTAAATTTATTTCTCCAAGTTTTGATGCAAGCAAAACTAAACGTCTTCGATTTTGTGGGATTCTGTAATCTGGGCAATGAACTATTTTCCAAGCGACGTGATATTTTAGCGTTTCCAATTCATTAACGAAGTCACGGAATACTTTGTGCTTAATAATTTGGGGAACATTCTCCATAGAAATTATAGTAGGACGAACTCCTTTAATAATCCTTGTGAAGTGATACAAAAGCCCCCATTTCTCATTTTCTTTGCGACTCTTCATTTTTTGAGTGTGCTTTGAAAATGGCTGGCAGGGTGCACAAGCAACTAATACCTTGATGCTTTTTTCTGGAAATAACCGGTTAATACTACTGGCGGATACCTTTTGGATTTCTTTGTGTATAAAAACGGATTCATTATTCTTCTCAAATGAATATTGGCATGAGATATCGTTGTCAATACCAGCCATAACAGGAATGCCTGACTTCACTAATCCGTGTGTGAGTCCGCCAACACCACAAAATAGATCAACGGCTGAGATTTTCATATTCATTTTTTTCATATACTGATCCTTGTTGTTACAGTTTAGTCAGATATGATATTGTAACCGAGAAACATGGGGCCGCAACTTCTGTTTTTCAAATTCTGACCGAACAATCCTCCTCTTGGCTGTTTTTCACAGAAAGAGCCTTAAAGGCCGCGCAAAACACCCTCCAGACCTCATCGGTCGGCGGGACGCTCACTCCACGGGCGGATTGAAGATGGCGACCATGTGCACGTCTTCATCCGTGGTGCAGGTGTTTCTGTGCTGCGTGCCGCGGGGCATGAACACGAACTCGCCCGCCTTGTAGCGGAGCTCCCCGCCCTCGAGCTCGTAGCGTCCCTCGCCGCTGATGATGTACATCACTTCGTCCACTTCGTGGCTGTGCCAGTCGTGGCTCTTGCCCGGGCGGATATGGGATTTGTAGACCGTCACGCCCGTGCCGTCCCGCGCCTGGGTGAGGATGCCGCGGTGGCGGGCGCCGCCGGCGATCTCC
The window above is part of the bacterium genome. Proteins encoded here:
- a CDS encoding ATP-binding protein codes for the protein MTQKAKKEDFSFEISLSVLNHLGRNLYRSFTTVLGEAISNAWDADATEGHIHINKTKNSFLIKDTGDGMTADEFQNKFLKIGYSKRKISETSPGGRPYIGRKGIGKLALLSCAEKITVISKKKGQSYIGGLIDNGELDNAIDEDLTPQEYLLGRWKLETFGDLTVKHTKGTIIHFKNIHDGIRNSLEFLKKIVALYFRFSLIDNNFKIFINKEKITHECLDDLAEKTQFLWEIDDIEDPYIARLKKKFTLKESKKISVKGGIKGFIASVEKPRDLNIFGTGEKVSVDLFVNGRLRERDILRHIPTARVAESYLYGQIHYNALDDKQMDRFTSSREGIIADDPKYQEFLNYLRDKIISKILADWDPWRRKHREDGDSEDTSISRKDRKAGELYNAVSAEYGLPKDSKNRKKIDGWVDDLADDATYNFSSYAECFISENLIRRFIQEEKVELSKEATSKYKEWEKKEDENKNKGNLSIEIRKNNTKLSYLAMDDLANLVDAKKDLKKASLARDAAEYKPIRDALAHTALLTDKAKARLTAVYSNIKDRLKTLLANSK
- the dcm gene encoding DNA (cytosine-5-)-methyltransferase → MNMKISAVDLFCGVGGLTHGLVKSGIPVMAGIDNDISCQYSFEKNNESVFIHKEIQKVSASSINRLFPEKSIKVLVACAPCQPFSKHTQKMKSRKENEKWGLLYHFTRIIKGVRPTIISMENVPQIIKHKVFRDFVNELETLKYHVAWKIVHCPDYRIPQNRRRLVLLASKLGEINLIDPTQKPDNYKTVKDIIGKLPRIQDGKPCDKDPLHRTYKLSSLNKQRIKQSKAGGSWKDWDKKLRTDCHQKKTGATYSSVYGRMRWDEPSPTITTQFYSFGTGRFGHPRQNRAISLREGALLQTFPKSYKFYERISDINFKKLGRHIGNAVPVQLGKIIGRSINAHIRENT
- a CDS encoding cupin domain-containing protein; translated protein: MSPKSKARIIRPDEIPSEEIAGGARHRGILTQARDGTGVTVYKSHIRPGKSHDWHSHEVDEVMYIISGEGRYELEGGELRYKAGEFVFMPRGTQHRNTCTTDEDVHMVAIFNPPVE